A window of Candidatus Binatia bacterium contains these coding sequences:
- a CDS encoding acyl-CoA dehydrogenase yields the protein MFALSETHEMLRKTCREFSDRELVPIAAALDREHRYPAEQVEHLAELGLMGVAIPEEEGGAGLDCLAYAIAMEEISRGCASTGVIMSANNSLYCDPVLKFATPVQKKTFLRPFAAGQQLGCFALSEPGNGSDAGAAKTTAQRQGDYWVLNGTKAWITNGYEASAAVVFATTDRAKKHKGISAFLVPMPTEGLSLGKKEEKLGIRASSTCNLIFEDCRIPRENLLGQEGEGFKIAMTTLDGGRIGIAAQAVGIAQAALEEAVAYAKQRQAFGAPIANLQAIQFKIADMALRIDSARLLTWRAAQLKDQGTRFTTEAAMAKLAASETATFVTHQAIQILGGNGYVSEFPAERHYRDARITEIYEGTSEIQRLVIASNVIKQYD from the coding sequence ATGTTTGCGCTGTCTGAGACGCATGAGATGCTGCGCAAGACCTGCCGCGAATTCTCCGACAGGGAGTTGGTACCGATCGCTGCCGCGCTGGATCGCGAGCACCGTTATCCGGCGGAGCAGGTCGAGCACCTGGCGGAGCTGGGACTGATGGGGGTGGCGATCCCCGAGGAGGAGGGCGGGGCGGGCCTTGATTGCCTGGCGTACGCCATCGCCATGGAAGAGATCAGCCGCGGCTGCGCCTCCACCGGCGTGATCATGAGTGCGAACAATTCGCTCTACTGCGATCCGGTGTTGAAGTTCGCCACGCCGGTGCAAAAGAAGACGTTCCTCAGGCCTTTCGCCGCCGGCCAACAGCTCGGCTGTTTCGCTTTGAGCGAGCCGGGCAACGGTTCCGACGCTGGCGCTGCCAAGACCACGGCCCAGCGCCAGGGCGACTACTGGGTGCTCAACGGCACCAAGGCGTGGATCACCAATGGCTACGAGGCCAGTGCGGCCGTTGTGTTTGCCACCACCGACCGCGCCAAGAAGCACAAGGGTATCAGCGCCTTCCTGGTGCCCATGCCGACCGAAGGACTGTCGCTGGGAAAGAAGGAAGAGAAGCTCGGCATCCGGGCGTCGTCCACGTGCAACTTGATTTTCGAAGATTGCCGCATCCCGCGGGAGAACCTTCTCGGGCAAGAGGGCGAGGGCTTCAAGATCGCCATGACCACCCTCGACGGCGGACGTATCGGAATCGCGGCGCAGGCGGTCGGCATTGCGCAGGCGGCGTTGGAGGAGGCGGTGGCGTATGCCAAACAGCGCCAAGCCTTCGGCGCGCCGATCGCGAACCTGCAGGCGATTCAGTTCAAGATCGCCGATATGGCGTTGCGCATCGATTCGGCGCGTCTGCTGACCTGGCGCGCGGCGCAATTGAAGGATCAGGGAACACGGTTCACCACCGAGGCGGCGATGGCCAAGTTGGCTGCCTCTGAAACGGCAACGTTTGTGACCCACCAAGCCATTCAGATCTTGGGCGGCAACGGCTACGTGAGCGAATTTCCGGCGGAGCGCCATTACCGTGATGCTCGTATCACCGAGATCTACGAGGGGACGAGCGAGATCCAGCGGTTGGTGATCGCCAGCAACGTCATCAAGCAGTACGACTGA
- a CDS encoding 3-hydroxybutyryl-CoA dehydrogenase, whose amino-acid sequence MNVHTIGIVGAGQMGSGIAQVAAQAGFDVLLHDISEAAIARGLSGLASAMDRVVARGKLTREEGDKILSHIHATPSFEALADADFILEAATENERLKIELFKRLHATSSPEVILASNTSSISITRLGSASGRPDKVIGMHFMNPPPVMRLVEIVRGLATAPETYECVKSLAERMGKATMVAEDSPGFVVNRVLLPMINEAVYVVYEGVGSVEDVDTAMKLGTNQPMGPLELADLIGLDTCLAIMEVMQDVLGDDKYRPCPLLRKYVDAGYLGRKTGRGFYKYDGSGQMLKV is encoded by the coding sequence ATGAACGTTCACACGATCGGAATCGTCGGGGCAGGGCAGATGGGAAGCGGCATCGCCCAGGTGGCCGCGCAGGCGGGATTTGACGTCTTGCTGCACGACATTTCAGAGGCGGCAATTGCCCGCGGCCTGTCGGGCCTGGCCAGTGCCATGGACCGTGTCGTTGCGCGCGGGAAACTCACGCGCGAGGAAGGCGACAAGATCCTGTCCCACATCCATGCGACGCCCAGCTTCGAGGCGTTGGCGGATGCCGACTTCATTCTCGAGGCAGCCACGGAGAATGAGCGGTTGAAGATCGAGCTGTTCAAGCGCCTACACGCCACCAGCAGTCCGGAAGTGATTCTGGCGTCGAACACCTCCTCGATTTCGATCACCCGACTGGGGAGCGCCAGCGGCCGGCCCGACAAAGTCATCGGCATGCACTTCATGAACCCGCCCCCCGTGATGCGTCTCGTCGAGATCGTTCGCGGCCTGGCCACCGCGCCGGAGACCTACGAATGCGTCAAGTCGCTGGCGGAGCGCATGGGCAAGGCCACCATGGTGGCCGAGGACTCGCCGGGCTTCGTCGTCAACCGCGTCTTGTTGCCGATGATCAACGAGGCGGTGTACGTTGTCTATGAAGGCGTGGGCAGTGTGGAGGATGTCGATACCGCCATGAAGCTCGGCACCAATCAGCCGATGGGGCCGCTCGAGCTCGCCGACCTCATCGGACTCGATACCTGCTTGGCCATCATGGAGGTGATGCAGGACGTGCTCGGCGACGACAAGTACCGGCCCTGCCCGTTGCTGAGGAAGTATGTCGACGCCGGCTACCTTGGACGGAAGACGGGGCGTGGCTTCTACAAGTATGACGGCTCTGGACAGATGCTGAAAGTCTGA